In Spartobacteria bacterium, the genomic stretch TTTCGGCAGGAAGGTTACACCATCGACATCGGGAGCCTGCCCCTGTATACGTCCCTGCCAGCGGATACCATGTCGACCGATGCGACGGCTTCGCTCAATCAACACCTCCTGTGTCGTATTGCGCAGAGTCAGCAATTTGTTTTTAGAAGCCTCCTGCTGTGCCTCCATCAGCCGATCATAACGCCGCTCTTTTTCCTCGGCAGAAATAGGATCGCCCAGATGAAAGGCAGGTGTTCCCGGTTCCGGCGAATAAGTAAAAGCCCCAGCATGGACAAAATACCCCTGTTTCACAAAATCAAGTAATTCCTCAAACTGGGCGGACGTCTCTGTGGGAAATCCCACGATAAAAGTGGTACGCAATAACGCCGAAGGGAGCAGTGTATGAATCGAATCCAGTAACGTATCGATGCTGCTGCGGGTAACCGGACGCCCCATGGACGCCAGCACCTCATCGTTAACATGCTGCAGTGGCAAGTCAAAATACGGACAGCAGCGAACATCCGATGCCATGGCACGAAGAATATCTTCCGTTAAATGTGCCGGATGACAGTACATAATCCGCAACCAGAAAGGACACTCGATCCGTAATATTTCATATATCAGCTCAGGCAGCATGGCCTTTCCCTCTGAATCAATCCCGTACGCACTGGTATCCTGTGCAATGAGAATAATCTCCTGAACACCCGCCTCAAGCAGCTGCTGCACTTCCAAAATAATAGCAGCCATAGGCCGACTGATGTGCTCCCCTCGAATCAGCGGAATAGCACAATAATGACAACAATTCGAACACCCTTCCGATATCTTCACCGTTGCAGAAACCCCGCTCCCGGTCAGCATGCGCGGCAAATCATAAAAACGCTTATCCATTTTCCCCGTATGAACAAAAGACGGCGCAGCTTGTCCTTCAAGCAGTTCACGGCACATCTCTGGCAACGCTCTATAACGAGCAAAAGGCACCAGGGAATCCGCCTCTTGCATAAACGTCGAAAAATCAGGATGTTGCTGCAGCCGTTCAACCAAACACCCCATAGCCACAATCAACGGCCGCCCATGGCTGCGTAATGCCGCCAATTCGTTCATCACTTCAGCCGCTTCTTCCCTCGCCGATTGAATAAACCCGCATGTATTAACCAGGCAAATCGCTGCATCCCGTGGTTCGGGAGTATAAACAAATCCAGATTGTGCCATAAGCGCAAGCAATCGTTCGGAGTCCACTGTATTTTTTTCGCAACCTAAGCTAACCAGATGAAAAAGCACATGTTTAGTATTCATAGGCCGTGAACCTATGCCATGACATCCCTGTATGTCAATAGTATGATTATAAATCAGACTTACTATTGATTTTCTCTTGATCATCACGGTACAAATCATAATATCAAAAGTTATGCATCAATGTTTGATGAATCGATGCAGTCGGCCTATCAGCCATACAGGAAAGACAACGCATGCCACCACACCCAGTTCGCTGAAAAACGTTCTGACATGTTGCCATGAAAGAAAGCCATCCGACCAGCGAACACCGGAAAACAAAACTATGGGTGACTGATAACGCTGTGTTGATACGGGCCAAAACAACATAACGCCACGGCCAAAACAGCAATAATCCAACATTACGTGTACCGCATAACCTGTAACGACCAATATACTCCAAGCCCGTCCCGTTCCCCTTCGCAACGTCTCTGCTGTCATACCTGCTATCAACGCAACAACACACGCGACGAGCAGACTGTGCATCCCCTGATTGTGATAATCGCGCATATTTCTGCATAGCATCCCTATGGCGGCATCTATGTCGGGCAGCATGGAAAAAAATACGCATAAAAATAACAGCGTCCATGCTGTCCCAAAATATTTTTGCAGCCGCTCCGGGTTAACAAATCGTCGTATACCCATAAATAGTCCGCAACCAGCGGCCACATGAATGACCGGCGAGGGCATCAGGATCTCCGGCGAAAAAGCGATTGCCAAAAACTGCGACGTGACGCTGCTGTTCGATATGCAGTCATCGGCTCCAGCTGTTCAATATCTTCCCCCTCCAAAATGTGACGTGGATTGCCGTCAAAAAGCAGCGCAGCGGCTTCTTCTCCTCTGACAGCAACGACGACCGAACGCGCATTACTAAGTACGGGAGGCCGTGTTTTTGCATTATGGGTGTCGCTGGCAATGACGTGTATCCATCCCTGCTGCAACCAGTGAGACAGCATACCATGCATTCCGTTGCGTTGCTCCTCCACAAGTGAACCTGCGGTAACCTGAATGACCGCACCCTGTGCTACAGAGCGTTCGATCAACGCATCTGACTGATCCTGCAAAAACATGCGGAGCCGCTCAGGATGGGCTAATACGGGCACGATGTCATTGAGTTGACACTGAAATATCAGGTCGCCCAAAGCATCTGAAAATTCACCTACATGCGGAAATTCCAACAAAAAATATCTGGGTTTCGCTCCATAAAAAGGTATGACGCTGTTTCGAAGCTGCTGGATCACATCGGGTACCACACGGATCTCGCCCCCGGCGTGCAGCTGTAATGGAATATGCTGGTCATGAAGTGTGCACCTCAATGCATCCAATGCGCGTGATACATCATCCATTGACGGATTTCCTGCATCACACAGCATGTGCGGCGTCGCCACCATTTCCGTGATACCGTCCGATACAGCTATGCGTGCCATCGCGACACTCATGTCCATGTTCTTCGCACCGTCATCTATCCGAGGAAGAATATGGGCATGAATATCAATCATAATGACGCGATTTCATTCTGTGAAAGCGAGCTATGCTCTGTCCGCTTTTTCGTCCTCTTCATATTTGTAATATTTGCCATAATAGCGGCCATAATAGTAGCCACCGTAATAACCACGGCTTTTCGGCTCATCTATATTGTTCAGGATAACACCAAGCAATCGGATATTTGTGGCCTGATGAATACGATCCGCGACGCTTTTTGCCGCCTGTTTTGGGGTGGAGAAACTGCGGACAACCAACATAATACCGTCGATCATTTTGCCGATTACCATGGAATCCACTAGATTATGTGACGGGGGGGTATCAAAAACAACAAAATCAAAACGTTCTTTTACGTGAGCAACCAAACGTGCAAATTCAGGTTTTTCAAGCAATTCCACCGGATGGGGCGGAATCGGACCGCACGGCATAAAATAGAGATTTTCCACTTCCGTCTGCATGATGACATCATCTAGGCGTACTGAATCATCCCCGATAAGAATGTTCGATAATCCTTTTTTATTATCCATGCCAAACACCTTGTTCAATCGGGGCTTACGCATATCGGTATCCACAAGCAGTGTTCGTTTTCCTACCTGAGCCTGAGCCACAGCCAAGTTAATGGAAATAATAGATTTCCCTTCCTGCGGAAAAGTACTGGTAACGGCAACGGCGTGGAGTGCGGTAGTGGTTTCTCTGAACCCCAGCACGGTTCGTAGCGCACGAAACGCTTCGGCAAACTGACTTCGATGGTTCCCCAATGCGGAAAGATCCGCCGCCCCTTTGCCTTTCTCATCCGTTTCGGCACTGGGCACAC encodes the following:
- the rimO gene encoding 30S ribosomal protein S12 methylthiotransferase RimO — its product is MICTVMIKRKSIVSLIYNHTIDIQGCHGIGSRPMNTKHVLFHLVSLGCEKNTVDSERLLALMAQSGFVYTPEPRDAAICLVNTCGFIQSAREEAAEVMNELAALRSHGRPLIVAMGCLVERLQQHPDFSTFMQEADSLVPFARYRALPEMCRELLEGQAAPSFVHTGKMDKRFYDLPRMLTGSGVSATVKISEGCSNCCHYCAIPLIRGEHISRPMAAIILEVQQLLEAGVQEIILIAQDTSAYGIDSEGKAMLPELIYEILRIECPFWLRIMYCHPAHLTEDILRAMASDVRCCPYFDLPLQHVNDEVLASMGRPVTRSSIDTLLDSIHTLLPSALLRTTFIVGFPTETSAQFEELLDFVKQGYFVHAGAFTYSPEPGTPAFHLGDPISAEEKERRYDRLMEAQQEASKNKLLTLRNTTQEVLIERSRRIGRHGIRWQGRIQGQAPDVDGVTFLPKSPFIRQAGQRIKAAVIGSMEYDLIAKALPSK
- a CDS encoding metal-dependent hydrolase; translated protein: MPSPVIHVAAGCGLFMGIRRFVNPERLQKYFGTAWTLLFLCVFFSMLPDIDAAIGMLCRNMRDYHNQGMHSLLVACVVALIAGMTAETLRRGTGRAWSILVVTGYAVHVMLDYCCFGRGVMLFWPVSTQRYQSPIVLFSGVRWSDGFLSWQHVRTFFSELGVVACVVFPVWLIGRLHRFIKH